In Aspergillus fumigatus Af293 chromosome 6, whole genome shotgun sequence, the genomic window ACCTCCTATTGTCTAGGCTCTGCTGCCGGTCGGAGTACCATGCATATCGTACAACTGTTCTCCAACAAGGCTGCCAGATGAGTCGGTCACTCCCATTTCCTGGTGCCTTTCGAATAGGTGAACATGACGTGGTCGAGATTCTTATCCAGTTAGGGGCAATCCAAGCGGTTTCAGCATGTTGCCGATGGATTTGGAGGACAACTTGGACTCGGCTTCACTCAGCAATATCCTGTGCTATCCAGTATCGCCACCAGCTATCCCAGAGCTATTGACCCGGAAGAGGGTGTTTGGAACCGATGGAGATCGGATTCGCGGAGGAAATGAGAGGTCTGAACGATAGCGTGATCTGCAGCCGGTCTGGCCGACTGCGAATGGCAGCTAATAGTCGATTTTCAGGTTTCCATAAAGGTCCTCGAGAAGTTTCCGAATCGTATACAGCCATGAGTTGACCACACCTACCGTTGTCACGTTGTCACTGACTAAGCCAGGGGCTTTTCCTTGCATTCGCCGATACAAATCTGCGTTGGTTCATAAATGATAGAGGCATTCTGCAGCGCGGTCCGTCTCCCCTTATTAGACACTGGATCCCGCCTCATTATCGACAACCCGCCCGATACAGCAAGCCGCCAACGTCCGTAACAATCACAGGTTTTGCCTTACGGAGTGCTCCCGAGACCTTTGATTTCAAAGTCTTCTTATCGGCGAGATGGGACATTACTTCATGAATAAGATCCACAGCCATGTCGGGCATTTCACTTGCGTCTGGGTCATCGTCAGACCCATGTCTGCAGATGACTCGTTTTGGGGTCTTCTGTCTGGCTTAGTCTGTGTCAGGTGAGTACGGAACATGGGATACGAGTCCAAGACGTCAATTGTTCCCTTTGATGGGTCGAATCGGGCGACTTGCACAAAGTACTCGTCAGCTGGGTGATCGATCGCCGGCATGCCTGTTCCGTGGCACCACTTATTGAACAGTCGGCCATAGTAAGCCACATCGGAATCTCTCATTTCCTTGTTTAATCCCGTCCAACACATCCGTCGAGGCGGGGGGAGTGGCCAATCATCGCTTTTTGGCAACGGTAGACGGCACAGAGTCTGGAATTGGATGGCTGACAATCACATCGGCATGCGGCGCACGATGCCATAGCCAGACCCATGACCTCGCCTGAGGCGTCCCCGGCGTGCACGCCAGATCTCCTCGGATCTGGATGTGATTGCGGAAGATCACCGGCCGGTCTGGCGCCGTCTCCTTCGCAATTGGAATCAAGGCCAACAGTTGCGGGTCATCGACCACGACGATGTGTGCACCACTGCTGGATGGATGGTTGAGAGGTCCACCGGGACAGGACCAGGCGCGTTCGCTGTTGACGCTCACCATTGTCGAGCCTGCTCCTCATTAACTACATACCACTATTCTACATCTACTAAGCAACCTGATTACTATCTTAACCTCCTCAGTAGCTAGATTAGCTCCTTTGAATCTTCAGTTACCTATAATTATCTAGGATGCTCACTCCTTTCTTTTGTACAGCCCTTGGCTGGAGTGCGCAATGACGCTATAGTGCACCTCCTGGGACCCTGAGTGTTAGAAGGCATACTTTGTAGACCCTTCGACCTTACGGCAAGTAAGCACTAATCGGGGCTGGGTATTCCTCCATAATCATGCAGTCCTGCAGCCGCATGCTTGGACCAATTGTCATTGTCCAGCAGGTCCAGCGAATCTAGCACGAGCCTCATCGCTTAGCTACTGCAGGCGGATTTCATCAAGAACGTCAGTGTGCATTTCTAATCACGTCGCCGAGTGTTATCTTGGATGATGTGATTATTCCGTTAAAACCAGCTATCCAAATGAGATAAATGTTGTATGAGTGGAAGAGAGGCGAAGATCATTATTGCACGTCATATTGCATATCATTGACGCGAGGCCAGACCGAACAGAGAGAGCTTTGCAAATGAACACCCTTATCAACTGGTACAGACTGGCTTAAGGTGAAAATTGAATATTTGTGAAGTGCTCGGACGTAACGGCTAGTGGCTGTAAGAAAACGGGCTGTGCATGAGGAATGgaatatacagagtagagaaAAGAATATTGATCCAGAGCAGCAATATCCGGTCCTATCCATATTCCTTgcaggaaaagaaaaatcacAGCTCTCCAAGTAATATTACCCGAGGTGGGATCCGAACCCTGTTCTCTTGCGCTAGTATCAGACTTTGCCTCAGGACCAATGCGCTGTTATTATTTGCTAACGAAGATGTTGGTAAATCCACGCAAGACCTCCCACCACACGTCCTTCAAGGTAAGATTTACTCTGGCTATCCGCCCAAGACAAATCCACTCCCTTGATTGCCAATCTCATCTGTGTCTTTGACATTGATGTCCAGGAGGTAGCCTCTATGGCATCATGGAGTGCATGAGAACATGATCTCCGTCCAGCCACCCACTAGCCCTTGGGCTCGGTGGATTGGTTCGGAGCACAAGCATGGCCAAGGAACCCCCAGCGAGATGCAGCATGGAACCAGCCAATGATGGACCCTTGAGCGGGGGGCGTAACTCCTCTTGAGCCTAAGTAGTTTATCATCAACCAAAAGAACGAGACTCTCATTTGTCGGCACTGCGACAGCCGCAGCGCCCTTGTAAATCCTGGAGTCTGGACTCTGGGGCTGACCGAGGGCTGATCAGCAGTCCTCGGCAATGGCAGGAATCAACGGATACCGATCCACCTTTTTAAGGCGCATGGATTCCTGCCAATATGGGGATTAAAAGAAGATGCACAAGTTGGTATCGCGCAAAGGATCTGCAGTCACATCTAGCCATGGAATCCTTGAATCGGGGATAGCCACTCGTCAGGGGTGGGCTCCGCTGTTCCATGATGTTCAGTATGATGGATGAGATTGATTTATCTGACGGCGTTGCAGTCCAATCAAATTACTTAGGACGCGAGTTTTGGCTGGCCGTTTCTCTGTTCTGATTTTCCCCTGCAATAACCGCAGGGGCTATGTGTGGTGGCGCCATGGAGCCATTCTAATAATTCTTCGGCACTCTTAGCACAGAGCACACCGCAAAAAGTACCTCGCACTGGCTGGGATGGCTCCGACGTCGTCTACTAATCTGACAGGGAAGGGCTGAGGAagcatactccgtaaacCTTCCTCCACCAGTCACCCTCGCTAAGCGACGAGGGGGTTGCAGAGAGAGGCCCGGGTAGACCCAGCCCCGACGCTAGGATCAAAACTAATATTTTTTTCATCCCCATCCGGATGTAAATTTCAGCATCACCGGAAGTGGGGgcgttttttttttaaaaaaaaaagaaatattgttagtgtactccgtatgaTAAGAGCGGAGACTGGTGGCATGGTGATTGCAGCCTAAGGTTCCCCATCACAAGTCTCGCCATCTTACCACGCCAGGACTGCTATTGAACGACCGCAGAGAATAGACTCAGGAAAGACAGGTGCCTGGACGGTGTAGGAACGGTCGCCAAGATTCGGATTCCGCTCGGCCTTTTTTATCCACTGATGAGAAAGGAAGGTGACATTGGCATCGATTTGTTTAGCCCCCTGGCTGCTCTTCGCGTTTCCCCTGGCCCTTtttccttccccttctccctGGTTCTTCGTCTTTCAGTCCATGCTCTAGCCCTGATCCAGCCAGGGCAGAAAGTGGCCGCCTCTCTGCATGCTTCATGAATCATGACGGCGGGGCCACTATCTTCAACTAGGGCAGAATTGCCTCATCGCCGGGCAAACGTGCAAAAGTGGAGATGGACCAGGACAATACATTCAGCTCGGATATGACATGTGGGCACCGAGGGAAGGGGTTCGAAGAGCGAGGTCTGCCATTGTCAGGCCTGCAACTGATTTGTTAGTGACGTGAAGTATTTTCGTTGTATTAAGTTCAGGTTTTGCCTCCGAGGTAAAATGAGGTAAGATGCTTTAACAATTCAAAGGAAACAAGTGTTTAACTTTAAATAGAAATCTTATCTAAGCATAAGTGTCATTTCTTTCGCTCTTATCGGTGTATACCGAGTATGTGCATATCAGCCTCAACGCATCATGCCAGAAGCATACACCCCGTCTCAGATGGGCCACTAGGATGGAAACCATGCGGCTTGTTTTAACGGACCTAGCATCTGTCCTGGTAGAAGGGCTGCGATTAGGAGGCTATTGAATTAGAGCAGTCCTAGGCAGCTCTCGGCAAGGGTGGGCAGGAAGATCCCTCATCAGATCCACTTCAACAGGCAAGGCCTGCAGGGTGCTCGCGTACATTTCGTCACATAGAAGAACGTATATCGGagcatctacggagtaggtagATGATCTACGCTAGTCAAATCGTGATCAGAATGCTTCAAAAGCGATGTGATGTCTACACAGGCGTAAGATGCAGCTGGCCTATCGGCGAACTTGGGATCTGCCATCGGTGGGCCAGCAAGCGGATGAGGCCACCGTCGCACTCTCAGATTACAGGCTTTACCCTCCCTCACCTTTTCCCGACGCTGAGCTGGCCGGTAGCTCCTTTGGACGCGCAATCTTACTCGGCGACAGCATCATCCCCGACTGCCGGCCCAACCACAGAGAAAGAAGGTCGCTTGCGGGTCTGATCACTCCCACCCTTGCAGGCTCCCGGCGTTTAAAAACAAAAGCCATCAGCTTGCCCCTTACTGGTGTCCTGCATGGGTTGGGGCTTGTTCCGACGTAGACCACCGCTCTCCGAGAGCACACCCCCGGAGTACGCCATCATATCCCATTTTGTCGCCGTTATTGGCGAGCACCTGAGACTTGTTGCGATTTCACAGTTTTGGCCCCCAAAAGTAGCCCAAACTTTTAAGCGCTCGAAACCCTCGAAACCCCCCCCCTGGTAAAACCTGCAGCAGAGTACAGCTTAAATGGTCTGTAACGTTCTGAAAGCCACCCTCGTAAACCCTtgcagatgatggacgaCAAGCATGGCCGATACGGCGCTTGTGACCGATGCCGCGGCCAAAAGCTGCGATGCGTGGGTGCAGGCAAGCCCATCCCAAATTCCAGTAGTCGCCTCCTACGCAATGAGATACCCTGTGATAGGTGCCGGAGGGCGAAAGTTGAATGCTATAGCGTTAGGCCGGCCCCGCGGAGAGCTGCCTCGAATGTCAAGGAGCAGATGATTGCCACCCAGGCAGCATCGGAAAGGTCTTCTTCGCTGGCCTATCACACCAGTGGCCCAGTCGTTTCTCCTCCCAACAGTCTAGTCACCGCTGCCTCAAAGCCACACCCAAACAGCCTATCATTCAACCATCCGCGCAGCGATGCCGTCGCCGCACCGGGTGGTCTGCAGACGAGACGACAGTCCCGCGATACGGATTCCTTGGGTGACATGCCGAGCATGCCCCACGAATGGATGGCCTATCTTCATGACCATAAGATGGACGACAGACAGGGTTTGGGTATGGAAACGCCTCCCCTGATCGAATCGGATCTCAACTTGAGTCGGGATCCAGCGATGGACAGCATGCATGAGCACAACATGATGATGGAGCTGATCCACCAAGACCATCAGGAGGAATGGAACTCCGGCCCAccggagctggaggcgtACCCAGACCCGATCGTGCCGCCGAACCCAGCTCCGTTGAAAGCCCGAAAGCTGACCAGCCCGGACTGCGACGACTACCCCTATGGCCATACGCGGCGATCATCACACACACCGACGCAACCGCCCGAGCCAGCGGGGCGATCGTGCATACAAGAGCTCGCCCAGTTCAACGAGATGTTACTGCGCGACAAATGCAGCCTGGAAGATACGTCGGCGCGGAGAGGATACAAGGACAGTTGGCTCTCCATCGGGCGGACGCTGCATCACTGTCAGCAGTTCTTTTCGATCCTCAAGCGGATTAAATACTCACGCCCCGATTCACAATTGAGCGCGGACCGGGCGAGGTCACAGTGGTCCTCCCTGCCGGAGGGCACCAGCTTGGCCGACGGCGCGCCGACAGACTCCCCGCAGGCACGACGAAGCCTGGCGCGTGGCGCAACGCCCTGCTCCTCGTCCCTGGCCAGATCCTCTTCGACCTCGTCGGCAGCGTCGACCTCGTATCTCGGGTTGTCGACCTTGTTGTCGATCCTCTTCTGCTACACCTACATCCTCCAAGCATACGAAGACATTTTAACCTCGATCCTCCACGCGGTCACTCGCCCTACTCCGACTATCCCGCCTACATTAAGCGGGCTCCGCATCGACGGGTTCCAGCTGGATGGTCACCACACGCTTCAGCTGGAGTGTCTCCTGCATGTGAGCTACAACCTTCTCGAGAAGATTGAGAACATATTGTTCGGGTCGGCAGGACCCGAGGAACTGTCAAACCCCGTGAAATATGGCATCCTTGGAGACAAACTGTCCGCTGGTTTGATTGACGCGCTATTCGAGCACAATGAAACAAACGGCCTCTTGCACTGCCAGGGAAAGAGGGAGGTGGCTGCCAAAAGATTGATCCGTGAGATTCAGGCTGCACTCAAACAGCTTGATCTTTGACTGTATGACGCACCGTGTATACAATGACCAGTTAATgctaaaaaaaaaagggtcCAATAGAGGGTTGGGGGGAGGGCTACTCTGATGATTGTACATCAATGGTTCTAAAGCGCGACAGGTATTCCAGTCTCTGACCACGTACAGACGGACCGCAGTATGTTCCGGAACGTAGAAACTCAATGGCTCCTTTTCATTCTggttttctcttcctcgagtCTAGTTGTCCTGTAGTAGTTCCACGGGGAACCTCCAGAGTTCCGagagctcctccagcgaGGGCTCCACCCCTGCTGGCAGTGATACCGCGCTGTCTCCGCGGTTGCGCAGAATGAGAGCGAGAGTCTTTTCTCCGATGATGGGAAGGAATTTAAAGGCATGATCGCAACCGCCAGTCGCAACGAACAAGGTCTTGCCATACGAAGGATGGTAGTCGACGACAAAGTCGAGCGCCGGGGTGTCATTGTACCAGCACTTGCGAACCCGGGTGAAGGGCCGGTTCGCAATGTTGTTCAGCAGGTTGTCGGACTGGTCCAAGCCCAGCGTGTCAACTCCCTGGAGCCCCGTAGGGCCAAGCAGTTCCAGTAGGAACAGGCGATAATCTGCCAACGCCCGCTGCGCGGCGGGATTCTCGTAGTCGTCTACGTCGCCCAGCGCGGAAACCTTGACTTCTCCACCAAACGCAAATCTGGGATCGCTCCAGTATTTCTGCTGAGCCTCCCATCCGTCGGGTCGCGTCGGGACCTGGATGCTCGCTTCGCGCAGCACGTCGACAATCCCGCTGTAAGAAAAGTGCCCAAACTTCAGACAATTGTCGTGATCCGGGCCGACGGCGAACACGCCGCGATGGCAGTTCACGAGGATGGGCCATTGTCTGCGGCGGAGCTCGTCGGCCTCCTCTTTGGTGAGCTGGATGTAGGCCACGAACTCGCTGTAGACGTCGCAGAGCTTGGGGATGCCGAGAATGTGCGATGACCGTGCACCCGCAGCGATGACCGTCAGCTCGGCGGTCAAAACTTTCCCATCGACGAGTTTCACTCCCTTCACTGCTCGTTGGTCGTCGCTGTAAACCAGGCTCTCGACCTCCCCCACTACACACTCCACGCGGCCCAGGCGGAGAACCTCCTGGCGCAACCACTCAATACTAGCCCCTGCGTCGGCCCACCCGCAGTCATTCGAGACGTATCCTCTCAGATCTCGGGCCGCCGGATCCTTGTTCACGGGCAGATGGGGCGGGTGACTGGGAGTGTTCCCCAGAAACGCTCGGACTTCGTCCAGCGAGTCGAGCACTTGGACCGCGTCTCGGCCCCCAGGCGTCAACTCACAGCTAATGGCATACGCTTTCTTGATATAATTCACCGTCTCCAGCGCTTTCGGCGGCGTCGTCAGGGACGAGCCTTCCCCGGAGAAAAGCAGTCTCTGGTTCACGTATCGGTTGTTCTCGCCGAATTTCCCCCTCCAATGCTTCATGGCCTCGAGGGCTAGGGACGCGTATGGACCGTGCGGATAGTCACGCCGGATGACGCGACTGGTATCTGCATTTGCGGCCGCCGGGTTGTGGACCGAGCCTGTGGCGTTGGGTGGCTCGAAGTTCCATCGATCCACGAGGATGATCTTCTTGTCGGCAAACCGATCGTCCAGGCTTAGGGCATAGGCCAGGGAGACTATTCGAGGGTTAGGGAAGACTCTCTGGGTTGACAGACAAAACAAGGCAAACGGGGAGTCATCATACGGCCAAAAACACCCGACCCCACAATGATGAAAGAGTTAGGGATAGACATTGCTTCTTGCCGTGTGGTCGTCAATTCTGTTCTGATCTGATACTGGACATGTATTCCTCGAGCCTTTTTTTTCACGCATTTTATAGGGCTGGTCTCAAATGAAAGAGACAGCCGGGATCCGATCAGGCAATCATCTTGCCGGGCCATCCTTTGTCCCAGTCAGCCATAAATCGGTCACCCCGGACCCTGCAGATGTCGGACTCCTGGGACCGAAAGGCAAGGGCCGAACGCGTCAGATTCGTGCTAGCGAGGCGCCGAATGCTGCGGGCAGCTTTACGGGGTTCGATTATGAAACATAGTAGATAATCCATGGACCGTCCATACACTTGGAGGGTGAGTAACGGGATTCGTGTAGTAGACAGCTATGGTGCAATTCAACTACTAGACTGCATACGGCCTAATACGCCCGACTGCTTATCAGTATGGTTGTTGGTTGACCGAAGAATGGGTGATTCCCAGCAGGAATAAATGCCGAGTATTCCTCCAGACGGGCCTCTGCCAAAACTGTCTTCTGACCGGTGGGCTTTTGGCATCCTTTAGCACGGTCATAACAATCGATTTCTCACTTTGACCACTATGTCGAGCAACGTTCAAGACATACGTGGATGGCCACCGCCATTTGCAAACGCAGCTTACCAACCAGATGCTTCTTCGCGCCGAGCACGCTATGGTGGACTACAGGTACATAACCTTCGCCAGGCGACTACCGCCAACAGTCTAGTGCCTTCCATTATTCAGGGGCTCAGGGCCGAAGACCGAGAGTTGCCATCTCTCTTGCTCTGGGACGATCAGGGCTTGTCGCTATTCAATGCAATCCTTGACTCTCCCGAATACTACCTGGCCAACAAAGAGTGGGCTCTGTTACACAATGAGGTCCATAACATCGTAgcttcaatctcatctgGAGACCGACTGGTCGAGTTAGGGGCAGGGTAAGTGACGAGACCTTTTTTCGTTCTTCATCGCGAGTGGGGGAATTCTTTTTGCTCATCGAGTATCTCTGAAGGAACATGAAGAAGACCGCTCTGATCCTACATACCCTGCAGTCTCAGAGGAAGTACATTCACTACATCGCCTGCGATGTGGACCGCGTAGCCCTCCAAAGAGGCCTCCGCAATCTCCAAGCGATCTTCCCCGCGTCGACGTCGAGCATCAAAATCCAGGGTCTCGTCGCCACGTATGAAGACTGCGCTGCCTGGCTGCAGCGCAATCCAGGAAGTGGACACACATCGCTAATGTGGCTGGGGAACAGCTTGGCCAACTTCCCCCCGCCAGAGGCCTCGGAATATATCCGGAGCTTTCTCAGCACCGGTGCCTCCCTGATTCTTGCCCTGGACGGCTGTCAAGACCATGAGCAGATCGCACGCGCATATGAGGGCCCGTCGAATCAGAAATTTGTTCTGAATGGGCTGCGCCATGCAAACGATGTGCTTGGCACGGATGCGTTCGACGTCCGCAATTGGAGTTTTCTCGGTCGATGGAACCCCGAGCTTTGGATGCATGAAAGCTTCTACGCGGCGAAGCGGGATTTGACCCTCAAAATCGGTCGGGAGACCTTTGTGTTCCGGAAAGGGGAAACGATTCGCTCCATTCGAAGCGGCAAGTGGCCCAAGCCAAAGGTGGTGGACATCTGCCGAGAGGCTGGAGGCGACGTTGTTGACTGGTGGATGAACCCCGATGAGTCTTACGGCAAGTCTACTACTCTTATGGGGTATCTGGCGCGTGTGCTAATTGATTCTGTCTCTGACTAGGCTTTTACTTGCTGCGGAAATCGAGCGAGTACGAATAAGTTGGAGGCGCTGTGCTTGACGGATGAATTTTCGGGCCTATGATATAGAGTAGTGACTTCCAGTGGATCTTACCAACaatgtatatatactatacCATAGTAGAGAAATCCTGCTATCTATGATGGAGTCCAAAAGAGGCGACGTGCCAGATCGGCCCCAAGCCCGATATTAACTGGTGAGATAGCCGTATCCTGCATAAGCAAGGTCAACTGCTCTTCGCTGACTTGTCAAGTGCTCAGCAACCTCGGCAGATCCCTTGATTGTATTATAAATCTCAAGCTGGCCGAAATCGTCCCACTATCAGCATGGGTTGCATCATAGGGTAGCACACTGTCTGGCGACCTAAATTTCGGACCGCATATTCGGGCTTGGCATTGTCGATGTTCGGTCGAGCTGAGCTCCGAATACTCCACTTCGGTGTGATACGTGGCTAATGATGAGTTGAAACCCCTGCAAGAGCTCTGTGCCGGACGTTGAAGGTCAGACGATGTGAGAATGTAGCTTTTTAGCCTCATCCAGGACGACCGAAGGATAGTTAGGGCTCCAGAGCTTCCGCCGGACC contains:
- the cc9 gene encoding uncharacterized protein, which gives rise to MPSNTQGPRRCTIASLRTPAKGCTKERSSTMVSVNSERAWSCPGGPLNHPSSSGAHIVVVDDPQLLALIPIAKETAPDRPVIFRNHIQIRGDLACTPGTPQARSWVWLWHRAPHADVIVSHPIPDSVPSTEMRDSDVAYYGRLFNKWCHGTGMPAIDHPADEYFVQVARFDPSKGTIDVLDSYPMFHASEMPDMAVDLIHEVMSHLADKKTLKSKVSGALRKAKPVIVTDVGGLLYRAGCR
- the fmpR gene encoding Zn(II)2Cys6 domain-containing transcription factor fsqA, which translates into the protein MMDDKHGRYGACDRCRGQKLRCVGAGKPIPNSSSRLLRNEIPCDRCRRAKVECYSVRPAPRRAASNVKEQMIATQAASERSSSLAYHTSGPVVSPPNSLVTAASKPHPNSLSFNHPRSDAVAAPGGLQTRRQSRDTDSLGDMPSMPHEWMAYLHDHKMDDRQGLGMETPPLIESDLNLSRDPAMDSMHEHNMMMELIHQDHQEEWNSGPPELEAYPDPIVPPNPAPLKARKLTSPDCDDYPYGHTRRSSHTPTQPPEPAGRSCIQELAQFNEMLLRDKCSLEDTSARRGYKDSWLSIGRTLHHCQQFFSILKRIKYSRPDSQLSADRARSQWSSLPEGTSLADGAPTDSPQARRSLARGATPCSSSLARSSSTSSAASTSYLGLSTLLSILFCYTYILQAYEDILTSILHAVTRPTPTIPPTLSGLRIDGFQLDGHHTLQLECLLHVSYNLLEKIENILFGSAGPEELSNPVKYGILGDKLSAGLIDALFEHNETNGLLHCQGKREVAAKRLIREIQAALKQLDL
- the fmpA gene encoding fructosyl amino acid oxidase fsqB — protein: MSIPNSFIIVGSGVFGLSLAYALSLDDRFADKKIILVDRWNFEPPNATGSVHNPAAANADTSRVIRRDYPHGPYASLALEAMKHWRGKFGENNRYVNQRLLFSGEGSSLTTPPKALETVNYIKKAYAISCELTPGGRDAVQVLDSLDEVRAFLGNTPSHPPHLPVNKDPAARDLRGYVSNDCGWADAGASIEWLRQEVLRLGRVECVVGEVESLVYSDDQRAVKGVKLVDGKVLTAELTVIAAGARSSHILGIPKLCDVYSEFVAYIQLTKEEADELRRRQWPILVNCHRGVFAVGPDHDNCLKFGHFSYSGIVDVLREASIQVPTRPDGWEAQQKYWSDPRFAFGGEVKVSALGDVDDYENPAAQRALADYRLFLLELLGPTGLQGVDTLGLDQSDNLLNNIANRPFTRVRKCWYNDTPALDFVVDYHPSYGKTLFVATGGCDHAFKFLPIIGEKTLALILRNRGDSAVSLPAGVEPSLEELSELWRFPVELLQDN
- the fmpB gene encoding N-methyltransferase fsqC, with amino-acid sequence MSSNVQDIRGWPPPFANAAYQPDASSRRARYGGLQVHNLRQATTANSLVPSIIQGLRAEDRELPSLLLWDDQGLSLFNAILDSPEYYLANKEWALLHNEVHNIVASISSGDRLVELGAGNMKKTALILHTLQSQRKYIHYIACDVDRVALQRGLRNLQAIFPASTSSIKIQGLVATYEDCAAWLQRNPGSGHTSLMWLGNSLANFPPPEASEYIRSFLSTGASLILALDGCQDHEQIARAYEGPSNQKFVLNGLRHANDVLGTDAFDVRNWSFLGRWNPELWMHESFYAAKRDLTLKIGRETFVFRKGETIRSIRSGKWPKPKVVDICREAGGDVVDWWMNPDESYGKSTTLMGYLARVLIDSVSD